A part of Thermus sp. LT1-2-5 genomic DNA contains:
- a CDS encoding transposase: FLRFYGYPKVLWPYLRSTNLMERFIREVRRGTKVRDHKFPKEEAVYKLLYLESERQEGRWAERKLKGFSEVKEVLEKMLQERYAPRTQTLTHNS; encoded by the coding sequence CTTCCTGCGGTTCTACGGGTACCCCAAGGTGCTTTGGCCGTACCTGCGGAGCACCAACCTGATGGAGCGGTTTATCCGGGAAGTGCGGCGTGGGACGAAGGTGCGGGACCACAAGTTTCCTAAGGAAGAGGCGGTGTACAAGCTTCTTTACCTGGAGTCGGAGAGGCAGGAAGGGAGGTGGGCAGAACGGAAACTAAAGGGGTTCTCGGAGGTGAAGGAGGTGCTGGAGAAGATGCTTCAGGAGCGGTATGCCCCCCGTACACAGACTCTTACACATAACTCTTGA